DNA sequence from the Glycine soja cultivar W05 chromosome 18, ASM419377v2, whole genome shotgun sequence genome:
TTTTGAAGGACcccacaacttttaaaaaatttggaaaaaaattattaactttatttttaatatataagagttttatatattatttttttatggttgaatttataaattcataaaaaattttgtCGATAAATTGTTTATGAAATATGTTTTCATTGTTTAAGAgtccatttattaatttttgttctgGCCCCAATAATGTGCGAGACGGCCCTGCTTGATAGCATaatgcttatttttttaaaaaaagctatatagtaataaaatatattgagtaCCGACAATGGAAACAGAAAGTGTGTCTAACATAATCaaatactatatatttttatccaaagttatattaaaaaattctggTCACAGTCAAAGTGGAACTAACATAATCAAAAACTATTTGTTTATCCTCAATAATTTTCTAAACAATTGAAATGGATCTGATAAGACAATGACCATTTCTGGGACTACACTCATGAGTGAACATCATAAAAGCACAACTAACTGACATACACAACCAAATTATAGATAAACAGAATATAGACACAAAATATGGTGGTGAAGGTGTACGGTCCAACCTATGCATGCCCCAAGAGAGTGCTGGTGTGTCTGATTGAGAAGGAGATTGAGTTTGAAACAGTGCATGTTGATCTCTTCAAGGGAGAGGCTAAGGAACCTGAGTTCCTTAAGCTGCaggttcaatttttcttttactatttaattttttgaccCACTTTAATGTTTTGCTCTATCACACTGTTTGCTTCACTTGGTTTGAGGATTTTGGTAACTgtttttttccatgttcaattatACTTGTGTCTAATAAATCTGCAGCCATTTGGATTGCTTCCTGTTATTCAAGATGGAGATTATACTCTCTCTGGTAAACCACTTAACCCCTTTCTTATCTTctgcacttttcttttttatttcatgtgGAATGTAGTTAAGGGTTGCTGGTTTTGAACTTTTGACCTTTCCCCTTGATGTTCTTTACCTTGTGCCCTTATTAATATGGGtagttcaaagttcaaactgTTGATCAAGAATGTTATTTGAGTCTTAGAGAGTTCATTATTCCCCTGCACTGTTTTCTTTCCTAATTGTGATTCCTTTGTTTTAAAAGGACACATAGGTGGTTATAGTTCAATTACTCCATGTAATTGATTTGTTGGAATTTGCATatgattgaaatattttatatatggaTTTTAGAAGTTATGGTTTGATGCATCATGCATGTAACTACAGAGAACTTTAATGGTTTAGTAAGACTTGGTTTTTGTTgtgtgaaattttaaattctgtcCGAAAGCCTGAATGCCTTcctcaaaatttattttctttgctaTTTGCGAGTATTGAATAATCTGTATTCAtaccaatatattttaaacCAATTTTGCAGAATCTCGTGCAATAATAAGATACTATGCAGAGAAGTATAAAGACCAAGGCACAGACTTGTTGGGAAAGACAATAGAGGAAAGGGGTCTAGTGGAACAATGGCTTGAAGTGGAGGCTCATAACTTTCACCCACCACTCTTCGACTTGGTTATTAATGTTCTGTTTGCCCCATTAATGGGTGCTCCTTCAGACCCAAAAGTGATAGAAGAGAGTGATAAAAAGATTGAGAAGGTGCTGGATGTTTATGAGGAGAGGCTGTCAAAGAGCAAGTACTTGGCTGGTGATTTCTTCTGCCTTGCTGATCTTAGCCACCTACCAGCTGGTCATTATTTGGTGAACCAAACTGGGAGAGGGAATTTGGTTAGAGAGAGGAAGCATGTGAGTGCTTGGTGGGATGATATTAGTAATAGACCATCTTGGCATAAGGTTCTTCAGCTATATAAATACCCTGTCTAGATGCTTAATTAGTTGTACCCCAACATTCCAAGATGGTTTGAGGGATGTGCCTTCAGTGTTGTCCACTACCTGCTTGAAAATAAAATGGAGGCTGTCTGCAAGATGTGGACCTGTGGTTTGTTTTTGGATCTATTCCTGTTCCTGAATAATAACATTGGATGGTCAAAAACACAGAATTAAGAGTATGGAGAATTATAATTAGTTGTTAGGTCCATTTCTTGCAATCTTAGAGCCAAGTAATAATAAAGATCAGTATTTAAATCTTCTAAGTTTGGATCTTGACATAAATACAATAATTACCATCTGCAAATAATGATTATGAGTAGAGGAAATGATACAGAACTATGAAGTATAGATGTAtgttttacttaaaattatctTGACAAATAGATATTAgcaagtaaaatatcattttatccttatgattcttaaaagtttttgataaaagtaaaaaaaaaaagtctcaccaaattatctttattaggttatcatcatttttttttcatatacttCTTTAACTTCTTCTCATCATACCTAAACAACCATTGAAGACTAAAATTAGGAAAATGAATtcaagatttttctttctttttcctagaTTTTCTTAGATTTTGAAAGTCACTCTTAACTTTCACTAATTTATGAGATTGTGAAGAAAGTGTAAGTGACATGATAAACAGATTTGTATCGAATTTGCATCACATTGCATTGGATGATTGAACAAGACAATTTGATTtactatcttcttttttttgttactcaaaaacaattttttctagCTAAAATTGTTTGTTATATCAAAATGCTTTATTGGGAAAGTTTGAGCTGTTGACTTGTGTGACACATTGAAGTTGCTCATCAAATTCTTGAAATTGGATATGACCTTGAACGAGTTATCCTCATTTTTTGTATGTTTCAACAATCTATAGTGTGGAAATGTTtaatatttagaagaaaaaaaattagtctttttattggcaaatgttagtttgttagttttgttataaATGTCAATTGGGGGATTCGAACCCacgatctctctcctctcccTTATCCCTTCACCCTTCTCACCGTTGCTATGATCAAACCTTCTATTGCTAATGACTCACCGGCACATTCAGGTTTGAGAAACGTAATTTCAATTTGTTGTTCGTTGTGCTTGTTatgatgttttaaataatatttatgctGAATTTATTATTACAGAGTTGTGCCTATTTTAAgtttgtaattattttagttagGAGGGCACACTTAACTAAAGTGCAAGTTATTGGTATAAGAATGCATATGTCGGTAtgttggagtacaagtgtgaggtgaagtctcaCATTGTGTAGGAATGAGAAGGTtgaacaccatataagtgaagaaaaaactcataaacctgagccttaaggttttgggttaaggTGTGGTGTCAAGTTTACTTATATGATTGCTCATGGCCCATTGGTGTAAATCTCTTTGATGTTTATCCCGCTTCGGTTCCCCAACAACGGGTATCAGATAACACTTAACTCCGGGTTCAAATTCGAAGGATTATAGCAGAGGCGAGTTAAGGATTTGTTGGCACAACAAGGTCTTTCGAAGGCGCTATGCAACTTGAAGCTTGAGAAGATGGAGGTTTTGGATTGGGAGGGGTTGCAAGAGAGGGTTGTGACAACCATACACTTATGTTGGGTAGACGAGGTTCTTTATCACGTGATGGAGTTGACGTCGTTGGGGGAGGTATGGAAGAAATTAGAGAGTCAATACATGTTAAAATCGTTGATGAACAAACCGTGTCTTAAGCAGGAACTATATGGGCTAAAGATGTAGAAAGGTTCAGATCTCCAATAGCACGTGAGTGCCTTCAATCAGATTATCAACGATCTAGCAAGGTTGGACGTAAAGATTGAGGATGAGGATAAGGCATGTATTTTGCTGTGTTCTTTGCATTCTTCTTACAAACATTTGGTGACAACCTTAACGTATAAGAAAAACTCAATGAGTCTGGAGTCAATACAAGATGCACTCATGTCTCATTCTCAACGGAGACAAAATGCAGTGAGGAGTTCACAAGATGATGGTCTGtatgtgaaggggaaacaagaATGTGGAAGAATACAAGGAAAGGGTTTTGGTGGTAGGTAGAGGAAGAAGTCCAAGTCTAGAGAACGCAAGAAAACAATAGAGTGCTACAAATGCAACCAGAAGGGGCATTTCAAGAGGGAATGCCGAGACTTAAAGAAATCTGGTGAAGGGGCATCCCACTCAAAAAATGTGGCAAAGACCAATGATTCAGACTACTACAATTAGGAGATGTCTATTATAGCGAGGGAGATGTTCCCTCTGGTTCATGCAGTCAGTTGACAGATGCATGGATTCTGGATGTTTTTACCATATGACTCCTAACAGGGAGTGGTTCACCATATACATGTCATGTAATTTTGATAGTGTCTATGTGGGTAACAACAAAGCATATGTTGTTGGAATGGGACAAATGCATATTTCTATGGATGATGATGGAGTAAGAACATTATGCGAAGCCAATGGGACAGATGTAGATTGCTATGAATTTGATCTCACTTGGTACCTTGCAAGCCAATGGTTTCAGATGGAGATAGGGATACCTTCAGAGTGTGCAAGGGGGGCGTTGACTATGACGAAAGCATAACAGACTGTAGGAAATATTTACAGGCTATTGGGGAGCACAATTGTAGGTCGGGTTGCATCTGTTGAGTCTGATGATGATGCTACTAGATTGTGGCATCTGCATTTGGGTCATCTCAGTGAGCGTGAGATGACAAAGCTTTATAAGAGAGGACTCTTGAAAGGAGTTCGAAGTTGCAAGTTAAACTTGTGTGAGTATTACGTGCTTGGGAAATAGAGCAAGAGTGCAGTTTCAAGCTACGAAACACATTGTGACATCATCTACCCCGACATACATATacttaagaaaaacatataaaaatcaaaaatttaataaatcaattttattaaaatcactTAAACAAATTCACGTAGGTAAAAGGGTCTCATTCACTTCAGTGTTACCAAATAAAACCTATTAAAAACATCTTTGGCTCACAACAAGGCCATCCAAAACTCTAAAGAATGAACTAAAGGCTCAACATatgaaacaaaatgataaaaaatacatgtccaaaacttcatgcaattaatacagAACCTCatgtcccaatgtcacatcctatcagagcattgtgttccagCGTCCTCTAGCGTGAGGTTCTTCATAGCCATCCACCTAACTATTTTCTCCcatgaacacaaagttcaagatcatcacaagatccaaacacaaatagaacacatgaagtgagttatcacattcctaactaatagagagaaatgggacaacatagatatacatatcatataaatgaaatacaacttactttaACACAGTTCATGTCATTCCACCACTTATCACGTAACATCACATCTCAACACTACATGTGtcacattttcacatcattcaagTACTCAAgggtcaaaacacaatatcactcaaccaatcaatatcgatcaatacacaagcgttatgcaacaatatACTACGACTCAATCATATgtgcaatgtggtatcatgtcagtgaaaaacctcgtcgaaCGCCtaagagtacataacaagacagaCTACACACTGGtgagtcaggtcactctcactaggtaaaatcatagggagaccagtaaCGGTCGcactgttttgcgagaatgctctaaCCATGCGGGATTGGCAcatgcttaaaggagcactcaaatcgagtgtatttaccccaaggcctagactccgaagagtccgttaaggtctctccctcttgattcatgtcaaacccagaaaacattttagcatgcAGACTTTATCTAAGAAATATTCAAAACACACAACTCcttaattgttctcaaaataattttatctcgtcgCGCCTtaaagtgattaaactcgttggGTTCCCATAGTGgctcccatcacaatactcgttgcgcattaactcgtcgcccttaaagggtcttacagtcaTCTGATTGTATGGTTCagagctcacaactcaatgcacataacatctcaatacacatgcatcttacaattcaacacatactcaatttatcacatacactaaatctcaatcacaatgttaaaattccaaaacaacatgttatcacacctcatgaatcatatacacatcacacaatattaatatatacatgacacaaacacaaactttacctatgaactatacaatacacacaactactcaattgttttcaaaatcattttaactcgtcgcgcctcaaagtgattcaactctttgggttcccacagtggatcccatcacaatactcatcgcgtaaaaactcgtcgcccttaaagggtcttataattGTGTGATTACACAATTTATAGCTCATAACTCAATACATACAATATCTCAATACATATGTATCTCActattcatcacatattcaatttatcactcaaacacaatttgaatcacaatATCATGATCCcgatataacaatttatcacgctaatctagtaaatcttgtccaacacaaaaaaattatataaaaatgtttctcacaacatggggagtaaaacccttcaatttcacataatcatattaaaatcaaaggaatcaaaatcataggtcaaaaataCGAAACACCAagaacactcaattttatcaaccaatttgcatCAAGACATCAATTGATCCTTCAAACATAACAATATCCTAATTAAAATCGTAAAAGaagaattataattcaataaacataccaaaataaatctcaatcCTCTAATGAtacctacacatgttcattttaaCCCCAATTGAGATAAACTCATCCATTACCTCTAAGCGAGCTCACACGAGTTGTTCGACAGTGAtagtaacatctctagcggtttcctaagattcctcaagcttttcctcttGTTGCAATGCTAAGGTTTCCAAGCGTTAAAGAGAATGAGAAGGGATTAGAGCCTCCATTTCACCGTCTTTGTGCGAGCAATATTTCTCTCACCCAAATCCCAATGATGGGGTTGTGCAAAAATGAGTTCCGAACctggtgttcaaatttcatgatgatccaatggttaacgagtctaggatcatagttttaccgagacagatTTAGGTGTATGCGAGAAAAAGAGAGCTACATGTGAGGGACATTTCTCTCACCAtaattttgcaaatcccaatggtggCCTTGTGTGAAAATAAGTTTTGAACCTGGTATTCAAATATCACgaagatccaatggttaacgagccTGGGATCGTTATTTTACTGGGATAGATTTGAATGTATGTGGGAAAAGAGAAGGTTTTAGGAGAAGGGAGAGGGAAAACGAATTTGAGAGGAGAGTGTAGAGACGTACTGTAAATGTAAAAACTGACATAATATGTCTTTATTTATAACTAGAGTACTCTCAGTCTAtgatttactctatttttctttactttattattttataaaaaggaattatattttactttctatcaaatgaataaataaaacatttttttattttctaagaacatatatttattttatttaccttaaaatcattattttaattaataaaattatttctccttatttatttaattacaaaaatctcattatttttctaaaatttctatttatttttaaataaaatcctttttaatttattttacgaaaaaatgggatgttacacatACCACCAAGGGAATTTTGGATTATGTGCATACTGATGTGTGGGATACTACTAGAGATTCGTCCTTGGTTGGTTCTCACTATTTTGTGACCTTCATTGATGATTTTTCTCACTAGGTCTGGGTGTACTTCATGAATAGAAATTTAAAGTCTTTGAGAAGTTCAAGCTGTGGAAGGCTAAGGTGGAGAATCAGACGCACTGAAAGATCAGGTACTTGAGGTATGATAATGGCATGGAATAGACAGACTCACGGTTTCAAAAATTCTATGAGGAACATGGCATTCAAAGACATTTCTTAGTACGAAAAACACCATAACATAATGGTGTTACAGAGAGGATGAATAGGTCTCTTACTAAAAAGGCCTAGTCTCTGAGGTTGCAAGCTGGCCTTTCTAAAGGGTTTTGGGCAAAAGTAGTGAATATGGCATGCTATCTACTTAATCGATCACCACGAGCATCACTAGATGGGAAAGTTGTAGAGGAAGTTTAGACTGGTAACCCTgttgattttaataatttgagaatatttGGGTGTCCTGCTTTTGTGCATAAATCTAGTGATGAAAGATCTAAACTTGAtccaaattataaaaagtgtGTTTTCGTATGTTATTCCAAAGGTGTGAAGGGGTTAAGGTTTTGGGATCCAATTTCCAAGAAAATGGTAATCAACAAGGATGCAATGTTTAATGAGCTATCCATGTTAATAGAGATAGTTGAGACAACTATGCTAGTGTCTAATGGAGCTTCTCCCAGCTCCATGGAGGTTCAGGTGGACTTTGAGCGATTGTCAGTGATTCTTGAGAGGGTAGAACCATGTAATCCAAGACCTGCGGCCCCACCCTCACATGAGCTTGGATCAGTGAGTCTAAGTGAACAACATCAAGAGTACAATCTTGTCAAAAATAGATATTGTCGCACCATTAAGGTCGTTGTCCGATTTGGGTTTGAAGAATTTGCTAAGTTAGTTATTTTTTCACTTCTCACTAGTGTTGGAGATCCTTCTACTTTTCAAGAGGCTATGAACAGCCTGGAGAAAGACAGATGAATGGGTGCTATGGTGGAGGAGATTGAGTCTTTGTAGAAGAATCAGACATGGGAGCTAGTTCAGCTTCCTGCGGGCAAGAGAGCCATAGGATGCAAATGGGTGTACAAGAGAAAACCTCTAGTATCAGAAAATGAAGGGGAAAAGTTTAAGGCTTGCCTAGTAGAAAAGAGGTATGCACAATTGAAAAGGGTTGATTATGATGAGATTTTCTCCCAGTGGTAAGACACACTTCTATCATGGCAGTGCTAGCCTTGGTAGCCAATTGTGACATGCACTTGGagcaaatggatgtgaagacaaCATTTCTTCATGATGATCTAGAGGAGCAAATTTACATGGAGCTTCCAGAAGGGTTCAGTAAAGGTGGATCGGGTTAGCTTGTTTGTAAGTTAAAGAGGTCTTTGTATGGATTGAAGCAGTCTCCAAGGCAGTGGTACAAGCGGTTTGATTCTTACATGCTTCGGATTGACTACAGACGATGTGAGTATGACTATTGTGTTTACGTGAGGATCCTTGAtgatgtcttttttatttttttgctactgtatgttgatgatatgcTGATTGTTGGCAACCATTTGCATGATGTGAATGAGTTGAAATCACTGTTGAACAAAGATTTTGACATGAAGGACTTCTGTCCTGCCAAGAAGATGCTTGGGATGGAAATCAAGATGCTTGTGGCTTTCACAATAGGGCTATTTTTAGAAGGTGCTAAACAAGTTCAACATGAGTAATGCGAAGCCTATGAGTACTCCATTAGCAAAACACTTTGAGCTTTCTATAGATCATTGTTTGAAGACAGATGTTGGGGTGGAGTACATGTCAAAGGTTCCTTATGTCAGTGCGGTTGGTTGCTCAATGTGTGTTATGGTTTGCACTAGACCGGATTTGGCACATGTTGTAAGCCAAACCTGCAAGTTTGTGTCTAACCCAGGAAAGCGACATTAGGAAGCAATGAAGTGGATCTTGAGGTACCTAAAGGGTACAATAGATCATGGTATTATGTTTGGCACTCAACGGGTGATCCTTCAGTTGTGGGATATGTGGATTTAGATGACAAAAAGTCTACAACAGGGTATGTCTTTACTTTTGGAGGTGGGTTTGTTTGTTGAAAGTCCATAATTCAGTCTCTTGTGACAATGTTAACAACTAAAGCAGAGTACATGATAGTAGCATAGACTAGCAAGGAAGCTATGTGGTTAGCAGGGCTAGTGAAGGAGCTCGGCATTGAGCAATGTGGAGTTTAGatgcattgtgatagtcaaaGTGGAGCCGATATGAGGTTCCACAAGATCAGGGAATTGATGACATCTGGTCAGGTTCTACTCAAGAAGGTTCATACTTCAAATAATGCAGCTGATATGTTAACTAAAACGGTCACAACTGATAAGTTCAAGCACTGTTTGGATTTTTTGAATGTTGCTCAATGCTAGATGTGTCAGGAACCCCGACCCAGGACATTATGAAGTGAACTTGTTATTTATCTTCCACAAGACTGAATATTCACCAAGGTGGAAAATGTTGTGCATGGCTCATATTTTATGGGCAGAGCAAAGTTAGACTAGTGTAAGGGCCACTTGTTGTTGGATTACAAAGTGGTTTGGGGGTGCAGGGGAAAATCCCTCGCAGAACGCGTAGTATTGTTCGCGGATTAAGATAAGATAATGCATGCGTAAAGATAATATACGCATTAAGATAATGTACACATAATGATAATGTATGTGAGTTAAGATAATATATGCGGTTTTAAGATAATGTACacgtatattttatatatatatatatatatcttgatGTAACCTCATTGTTGatgaataagaaaagaaatcatTTTGCTCTCGAGGATGTAGGCACACTTGTCGAACCGCATTAAATCTCGTGTTTGTGTGAGTGCATGTGATTTCTCTCATTCCCTTTAGAATTCAAGGTGTTATTGCTAACAATTGATATTAGAGCTGATGGTTCGACTTGGTAACTGACTCAGACGAGTAAGATGACGACGGTGGATCCTAGGCCCGGGGATCCCTTGTATCGAAAGTTTTCCTGGTGGTGGGTCCAAGCGATGAGTTTCGTGGGTTGAACAATGGTGCAAATATCTAGAGCTTGTGGACTCTAATTAGTCATATCCTTTCATGTTTAAGACTGGGTATTGAAGGAAGTTAAAAGGATGGAAGCAATATGCATCATCATTTATCAAGGCAATGGCCTAAGCCTTGCAACTTATGTGATTGGAGGCTATGATCAATAACTTTTGATGGAGACAGTGAGAAAAAGATACATTGTCTATCTTGGAATAGTTTGTGCAaaccaaagagaaaaaataggCTCGAGCTATAGAAGCTTCAGATGCTTTAGTTTAGTTATGTTAGAAAAGCAGAGTTGGACTGTTGGAAATTACTCAAGAATCAGTGTTCCCTCTTGTTTAAGGTACTAAATGGCAGATATTTTCCCAAAGGAAACTTTAAATTGGATATCGACCTAGTTATGCTTGGAGGAGCTTTGTGAAAGCAAGTGAAGCTATTGTGTTTGACCTTAGATGGTGTATTAGAACAAGTTCCTCTGTTAAAATACGGGGAAATCCAAGATTGCCAAATCAACCTAGCTTAAGTTTGGAGTCTATGTCTGTTGGAGCCTACATCATTAGTAAATAGCCTTATTGATGAAGATCTTAAAAACTGGAATGAGCCTTTAATTAATGTAGTTTGAATTTCCTTCTTTTCGAGGTGGCTCAAGTCAAGAATATCCTATTCAGTTAGATATCTTGCAGTGGCACTGGTCCTAGGATGGTCCGTCCATACACAGTTAGATCAGCTTCCCACAGGTTGATGTTTAGACATGAAGCTGATAACCAAGGCAGTTCTTCACCAACTTTTGAAAAATTAGAGTCCAAATGGTAGGTTGATCAAATCCTCAGCCCAACTCTTTTGCTCATGTTGGGCAATTTGGAGCCTTTTAACCCCTAAACGGTTGTACACACAAAGCTAACCAATTAAGATCTTTAGTTATGTTGGTCTAAGGCCTGAAACGCATATCGAATCTAAGAGAGTGATGCTGAAAATAGCAAGGGAATGCTGCTAGAGTagtcacattaaaaaaattgataataattaaaatattagcaAATTGGAAAATTGGTGTTCTTCTACTTCACTGTCAAGAAATGGTTTCCCTCAGTGAAAGAAAGGATGGACCACAGTAGCAATTTTTCATGGAAAAAGAATAATGTCAAACTTGTTTTGGGATTCTTTGCTTCTTAGAGTCTATTAGAATAACTTCTTGCCAAAGGTAAACTAAAGGAAACATGCCATTCTTTCATGCATTATTTTCCCAAGCATAGAATGTTCTTTATAATTGCATCCCTTCATGATTTTTGTGGTTACAATTTaacaatttctttattttctacaattttttttccattttaagcCCATTAAATTATGAACAtagtacataaaataaaatgaaaggtaaaatatatttttaatccctaataaatatttaaatttcatgtttgttttctgataaaaaaattgtttgcattgagttcttaataaaataataattttatt
Encoded proteins:
- the LOC114395486 gene encoding glutathione S-transferase F10-like isoform X1, with amino-acid sequence MVVKVYGPTYACPKRVLVCLIEKEIEFETVHVDLFKGEAKEPEFLKLQPFGLLPVIQDGDYTLSESRAIIRYYAEKYKDQGTDLLGKTIEERGLVEQWLEVEAHNFHPPLFDLVINVLFAPLMGAPSDPKVIEESDKKIEKVLDVYEERLSKSKYLAGDFFCLADLSHLPAGHYLVNQTGRGNLVRERKHVSAWWDDISNRPSWHKVLQLYKYPV
- the LOC114395486 gene encoding glutathione S-transferase F10-like isoform X2, whose translation is MLISSRERLRNLSSLSCRILVTVFFHVQLYLCLINLQPFGLLPVIQDGDYTLSESRAIIRYYAEKYKDQGTDLLGKTIEERGLVEQWLEVEAHNFHPPLFDLVINVLFAPLMGAPSDPKVIEESDKKIEKVLDVYEERLSKSKYLAGDFFCLADLSHLPAGHYLVNQTGRGNLVRERKHVSAWWDDISNRPSWHKVLQLYKYPV